TGTTAGTAATTATTTAGTAATTATATTTAAGTATCTGTTTTTCTATTAATTTATAATTTTAAAATTTACTTTATTCACATATACTTATATATCTCTTAAATTTCCCCTTACAAACATAACATTTATCAATAATATCAAATCCTGATTCTATAATATGTTTATCCATATTTTCAAAGGTAACTATAACTAATTTATTTGTAATTCTACGAGCAGTTTTCATAAGAGCTGTTTGTTCTTCGATGGTTGTTGATGTAAATAGACCGTATGGTAAATCTATAATAGCAACATCATATTTTTCTTCTATATTATGCATATCACCAGTGGTTATTACATTTTCATATCCAAAGAACTGCAGATTTTTTTGAGCATTTTCTGCTATATTCTTATTAATTTCATATCCTCTCACATTAATCCCCATTGAAAGAGCGTCAATGACTACTGTTCCTACTCCACAACACGGATCTATTAACTTACAACCCAAATCATTTTTAACCGCTATGTTAACTAATGCTCTGGATACTCTTAAACTTAATGAGTTTGAATATGAATAAGGTTTCTGGTCATGAATGTGCCACTCATAATCATTTCTCTCATATTCACCAAATATCCATCTTCCATCAACTTTAGTTACTCCAAGCAAGGCTTTAGGATTATGCATTTCAGACTGGCCAATTATGACAAGTCCTATTTCTCTTATACTTTTAAGTCTTTCCTTATAACTTACATCTCCATTTTCTAGTTTTATATAACACACCTTAAAGTCATCATAAGACAACTTCGCTTCTATAATATTTTCTACTATTTGTTCTAATGAATCTTCTTCGTATATTATTGAAATCATATCTTTTATAAAAGGACTTCTTGATGGTTCCACATAATAACTTGAAAATAAAAATTTTTCACTTGGAATTTTATTAAAAAGATATTTCATTTCCATTTCACATAAATTTTCTTCAAATACAGGATAATTAATAGAATAAAAATATCCTCTATTATTATTGCTATTTTCAATATTTAATAATTTTTCCCTCAATTCACTTCAACCTCTTCATTCTTTAATATATTTGAAATTATTATAAAAACCTTTATTTTTTTGTCAGTTACTTCTATTATAAATACCACTATTTTATCTTACTGTCTATGTAGAACTATAACTAAAAGGTATATCCTTCTATTTATAAATAATCTAAATTAACTCAATAAATGATTATTTAATTCCAAATTATTTCATTGTAATTTTATTTTATAAGTTATTTATATAAATGATAATGTTTTCATGCGTTTTTTATTATATTTACTATAAAATATTAAATATCATTCTTGTAGTTCTTTACGCTATATGGTATTATATCAATAATATAAATATTAACAACGTGATAATTTGTTAATATATTCTTCATTAAATTATCATATTAATATTATTGTTTTTATAAAGAGGAGGATAATTATGAAAAAGACTTTACTTTCAGGAGTTTTAGCTTCTGTAATGTCTATGACACTACTTGCTGGTTGTGGCGGAGACACAGGATCAAGTACAAGTGGTGCTACGGGGGATGTAATTAAAATTGGTTCTATTGGACCTTTATCTGGTGCAGCAGCTACATATGGTGTATCTGTAAAAGAAGGTGCTGAATTATTACAAAAGGAGGTTAATGATGCTGGTGGCATCAATGGTAAGAAAATACAATTTATTTTTCAAGATGATCAAGCTGATCCAAATTCAGCTATGCAAGCTTTCAATAAATTAGTTGATGATGAAAAGGTATGTGCAATATTAGGTGGTGTTACATCAGGTGCAACACTTGCAATTGCTCCAAATGCAACGTCAAGACAAATACCAATGATTACTCCAACTGGAACAGAACCATCAATAACAAAAGTTGGTGGAGAATATATGTTTAGAGGTTGTTTCGTTGATTCATTCCAAGGAGAAGTTCTTGCAAAGTATTCTAGCGAAACATTAAAATCTAAAACAGCTGCTGTATTATATAATTCTGGTTCGGATTATTCAAAAGGAATTGCTGACAGCTTTAAAACAAAATTTGAAGCTACAGGCGGAACAATTGGTGAATTCCTTACTTATAATGATAAAGATACTGATTTTAAAGCTCAATTAACTAAAATTAAGAGTTTAAATCCAGATATATTAGTATTACCTGATTATTACAACGTTGTTGGTCTTATTGCTAAGCAAGCTAGAGGAATGGGTATACAATCACAGTTCCTTGGTGGAGATGGTTGGGAATCAGAAGAATTGACTAAAATTGGACAAGATTCTGTAAATGGTGCATTATACATCAATCACTACTATTCTGCTGATACAGATACTGCTGTAAAATCATTTGTCGACTCTTACAAGAAAGAATATAACAAAGAACCTGATGCCTTTGCAGCTCTTTCATATGATACTTCTAAAATTCTAGTCAAGGCAATTGAAAAGACTGGCAAAACAGATGGTGCTGCTATTAAAGATGCTTTAGCTGGAATGGAAATGACTAGCGTTACTGGTAATATTAAATTTAATAGTGACAGAAGTGCTATAAAGAGTGCAGCTATAATCAAAGTTGATGGAGACAAAAAAGTTTTAGCTGGTAAGGTCAATCCTTAATATTTTAAAAGGAGGAATATACTATGGAATTTTTACAACAACTTATTAATGGTTTAGCTTTAGGTAGCGTATATGCCCTCCTAGCATTGGGTTATACAATGGTATATGGAATTATACAACTAATAAACTTTGCCCATGGTGAAATATATATGATAGGAGCCTTTGCAGGCTTCTATTCTGCTTCAACTCTTGGATTACCATTAATACCAACACTGTTAGTCGCAATGGTAGTTTCAGCTTTGGCAGGAATAATTATAGAAAAAATTGCTTATAAACCATTAAGAAATTCTCCAAGAATAACTTTACTTATTACAGCAATTGGAGTTTCTTTATTTTTGCAAAATGGCATGAGAATTTTAGTCGGCTCTAATCCTAAACCATTTCCTGATCTTATCGATGCTGGGTCAATTAATATAGGATCTATTCAAATTGAATGGAAAACAATACTTATGTTTGCAATTTCTGCATTCCTTGTTATTCTTCTTCAATTTATTGTTTATAAAACTAAGGTTGGAAAAGCAATGAGAGCTTCTTCTCAAGATATGGAAGCTGCTTCTCTTATGGGCATAAATGTTAATAATACTATATCTCTTACATTTGCCATAGGTTCTGCTTTAGCTGGTATAGCTGGAGTCTTAGTTGCAATATCTTATCCTAGTATAACCCCTTACATGGGTGTTATGCCAGGGCTTAAGGCTTTTGTTGCCGCAGTACTTGGGGGAATTGGAAGTATACCAGGAGCCCTCGTTGGCGGAATTGCTATTGGGTTGCTTGAAACCTTCTCTAAGGCTTATATATCAACTAACTTCTCAGATGCAATTGTATTTGCAATTTTGATTAT
The DNA window shown above is from Clostridium beijerinckii and carries:
- a CDS encoding SAM-dependent methyltransferase; this translates as MREKLLNIENSNNNRGYFYSINYPVFEENLCEMEMKYLFNKIPSEKFLFSSYYVEPSRSPFIKDMISIIYEEDSLEQIVENIIEAKLSYDDFKVCYIKLENGDVSYKERLKSIREIGLVIIGQSEMHNPKALLGVTKVDGRWIFGEYERNDYEWHIHDQKPYSYSNSLSLRVSRALVNIAVKNDLGCKLIDPCCGVGTVVIDALSMGINVRGYEINKNIAENAQKNLQFFGYENVITTGDMHNIEEKYDVAIIDLPYGLFTSTTIEEQTALMKTARRITNKLVIVTFENMDKHIIESGFDIIDKCYVCKGKFKRYISICE
- a CDS encoding ethanolamine utilization protein EutJ, which translates into the protein MKKTLLSGVLASVMSMTLLAGCGGDTGSSTSGATGDVIKIGSIGPLSGAAATYGVSVKEGAELLQKEVNDAGGINGKKIQFIFQDDQADPNSAMQAFNKLVDDEKVCAILGGVTSGATLAIAPNATSRQIPMITPTGTEPSITKVGGEYMFRGCFVDSFQGEVLAKYSSETLKSKTAAVLYNSGSDYSKGIADSFKTKFEATGGTIGEFLTYNDKDTDFKAQLTKIKSLNPDILVLPDYYNVVGLIAKQARGMGIQSQFLGGDGWESEELTKIGQDSVNGALYINHYYSADTDTAVKSFVDSYKKEYNKEPDAFAALSYDTSKILVKAIEKTGKTDGAAIKDALAGMEMTSVTGNIKFNSDRSAIKSAAIIKVDGDKKVLAGKVNP
- a CDS encoding branched-chain amino acid ABC transporter permease, whose translation is MEFLQQLINGLALGSVYALLALGYTMVYGIIQLINFAHGEIYMIGAFAGFYSASTLGLPLIPTLLVAMVVSALAGIIIEKIAYKPLRNSPRITLLITAIGVSLFLQNGMRILVGSNPKPFPDLIDAGSINIGSIQIEWKTILMFAISAFLVILLQFIVYKTKVGKAMRASSQDMEAASLMGINVNNTISLTFAIGSALAGIAGVLVAISYPSITPYMGVMPGLKAFVAAVLGGIGSIPGALVGGIAIGLLETFSKAYISTNFSDAIVFAILIIILLIKPSGLLGKKTNVKV